TATTTAGGGAATCGTAAATTCAAGATCGATGGAAAGAGATATGTGTTTATTGAACGCAATGTCACCATGGGGGGAGTTCCACTTCAGCGCACTATCTTAAAGCCGGTTCTTAAATCATAACAAGCACCTCAATTGCTATAATAAGTTGAAGCTACTATGCTTATCCTATTCTTAAATAAGCATTGGAGGTAGTAAACTTATGGAACAAATTGCGGTTACGGCGATTTTAAAGTCTAAAACAGGTGAAGAAGAGAATGTCTTAAGTGTCCTTCAAGAAGTTCGGAGAGATTCAAGGAATGAAGAAGGGAATATTCAATATGACGTTCATCAATCTATAGAAGATACAACGTTTGTGATCTATGAAGTGTGGGAAAATCAACAGGCGATTGAAACGCACATTAGCTCAGAGCATTATGAGAAGTATCGCAAGGATATCGGTGACCTTATTAATAGCCGAGAAGTTTATAAAATGAAGAAACTTTAAAGTAT
The sequence above is drawn from the Pseudalkalibacillus hwajinpoensis genome and encodes:
- a CDS encoding putative quinol monooxygenase yields the protein MEQIAVTAILKSKTGEEENVLSVLQEVRRDSRNEEGNIQYDVHQSIEDTTFVIYEVWENQQAIETHISSEHYEKYRKDIGDLINSREVYKMKKL